In Chanos chanos chromosome 14, fChaCha1.1, whole genome shotgun sequence, the sequence GTtgtgtctttaaatgtttttctcacaTAATTTTCATGCCAAGTCATTTGAATTGTGACTTTGTTgtaacaaagcttttttttttttctcctccacatATGAAGCTGTGCTgtaatttgaaaacatttgaaataattgTCTGTTGGTACTTTATACCTCAGTATACGTGGCTAGTCAGAGCTGGTTTTCGCTGCCGCATGCATGTGTTGAAGACCGTGTGATTGACTAAAATAAATTCCTCTTATTGCTGCTGGAGTGTGTGgttgtatatgtgtgggtgtgttgatATGTGGGTGTGGCAACACATGGTTTACAATGCCCATTAAGGTTcctattctgtgtgtgtgtgtgtgtgtgtgtggtgtaagcTGTGAGAGAAAGGACTGTTACTCACCTGAGCTCACAGCAACCATTTCTGTTCTCCATTTCACACTGTCATGAACAGCAAAGATAATATGAGCAGTTTTGCTGTGTCACAGATGACTCATCACAATCGAACACATTGCTTGATTAACAGAAAAGTGAAGATTGCAATGTAGATGACCAAATAACGATGTATATTTTAGGAATTGGACGTTTAGTACATCGTACTATAAATGAAAGTTTTACCATAAATATCAAGAGtttcagagacagtgtgttagttTAAAGTGTAGTTACTGCTGCGATCCTTCGATGGATGAGCACCTGCTGCGATGCACAGAAGTGACACACAAGCTGTAAACAAGCTTGTCGggctaaaaatattttattcaaaatatGTGAGTTACTGACTATTGCATCGCTCCCATCTTAGCCTGTGTCCTCTCATGATCAAGGTTAATGGTTATGCTAGCATGGCTATGGTCACAGCATTGGCTTTAGCAACTGCAACTTTTATGTCACTTATAAAAGGCAAATTTTTTTTACGATTTTTATGTGCCCATTGTTGATTGGCAAGTTCCACCTTTCAGCCTTTCAGTGACGGAATGACTTGAGCTTGATTGGGCCTTTATATCCAACATTTGGACCGGATTGACACGGACTCTCATACGCTGTTCGTGCCTGAGTTGTTGGTCAACGCTGGCACAATGCGGTTTcccttcacaaacacagcacgAACACAGGAGAAATGGTGGAAAATGGTCTGGCTGCACTATTCACGTTGTATCAAACGCGGATCATCTCACCAACCCAGAGCCTCTAGGCCAAAGCCTTAGAATGTGTACGTGTGCTTTTGCGTCGCTTATGGAGGAAAACAGAGGTGCGCGTACCACACATCGGTAACACGTGAGGATGCTTCGCTGAGAGGATTCGAAGCTGCGAGTAGGTTTCAGGTCCAGTTTTGCGTGCAATGGGTGTAAACCTTGTTGTCTGAGTTTGAATTAAAGTACACCcaaaaaatgttattgaaaACCTAAGTGTCGCACGCCCTGTTCTTGCTGCCAGCTTGCCGCTGAGGTTTAGGTTTGAGTCAAAGCTCGTGTACCCACCGGCTGAGTCATTCTGAACCTGACAGCGCAACCGTGCCAACCATACCAAAACGCGAGGGTTTCAAAGACCAGCAAATGGCACAGTGATAAATACGCTACAGCTCGGTGGGGAGTTTCAAAGCCAGCAGTTTCGAAGCTAAGCAGCCTGGTTTCCTGATGTCACAGGCAGCAGAAATTCGTTGGTTCTTGGAAAATGGCTTCAGATGCACAAAACCCATGCACAACGCAGGTGCTATAAATAGCTGTTTGACTGTTACTTGATTTGTTTTAGTGAAAAGCGTGTCTATGTCATGCACACATTGAGATGTTCTGATTCATGCCCTCTGAGTCCGACTGTGAAACACTGGTACTCCTGTGCAATGACAGGACTGTGCCTCAAATGCAATACAACGCATAAGATCTTAGTATCCCATATCCCAACCCAAGAACTGGTTTACATACAAAAGCACATGGAACTGAATAAAGAGAAAGGTCTTGTGCAGAATTCTATCAGAGCGATTTTATTTTGGGAATAATTGGGGAAAGTGGAGCTGAAGCAGAACCATGATGATTATGGTTCACATGCATTACTGACATTGACACTGACCATTCAGAGAAAAAGCTAGTTAAGAACCGTTTAAAGTCAGAAAAGTCAAAAAGAGAACAATGcatcattcatatttttttcctaatagacacattttattcatgatTACTTGAATCATTATTAATTGGaacattattcatttattaattttggaGCATTTGTGTGTGGCACCTCCCTTAGTGCATtggaaaaaccaaaccaaaccaaaccaaaaaaacaaacagaaaaagattgCAATCTACGCGCATGCAGGAAAAATATTAGGAAAATGATTTACTTTCTATCTTTATGTATAGAAACACATGAGgaaatgtgtaaatgttgtcACATCCAGTAATACTTCTGCTGAAGAGCTCCTGTGTGTTATCGGCTACCCCAGTGGTGTAGGTTGTGGTAAACTTTGTGCATGGGTAGCTGGTGATAACGTGTGCATATATTACACAGCCTCTCCCTCCAGTCGGTGTAGGTTTTAACATCGTGATTATCGTGCCAACTGAGGTAGGATTCGTAGCGCGTCTTATTGGACGCTAGCTTCTCCAAGAAAGAAGCAAGCTCTCGGATGCTTCGGAAGTCATCCACGTGGATGAACGACTCTGGCGGTACAAATGCTTCGTAGTTTTCCCGAGGTGGTCCGAGAACCACGGGTACAGTACCGGCTTGAAAAGAGTTCCTCCAGAGCTTCTCTGTGATGTAGTCCTTGAACACAGAGTTTTCAAAAGCAAGGTAAAAGGAACACTTGGCTAGTGTTGACAAGAGATTCTTTTCTGACACATACCTCCTGATCCATCTCCCGTACACCTCGACATGGATAAAATTCTTTAGCTGCTGGTAGACCTTAGACCTGTAATAATACGGCTTGTAGTTGCTTACGACCCAGCAAGCCAAATAAGTCTTCTTGTTTGGGATGATGTAGGTAACGTTACTCACACGGGGCACTAGCTTTCCGTAAGGTGTGAAGATGTCAGCGTCTTGTCTGTAGCTCATGGTCCAGTTGAAGATGCCATTGTACACGCTGAGGTTGCGGTTGTTTTGCGGAGGCTCTAGGGACAACCACACCCACAGTTGCATTGGTGGTCGAGACAGGTGCAGAGGCAATGAAGACCGCCCGGTCCACAGTTCGTGGTGGTGAAAGACCACGATGTCCGCACGAGAGAAGAAGGAACGGTTATCCACAAGGATGCAATCCGGAATATTGTACTTCTCCAAGCAAACATTCCCCGTGAGGTTGTATGGAACGCCGAACGGCCAGTGCCACAGCAGGATCGTGAGATTCCGACGGACGGCGTGAGGTCGGCTGTCGCCGAGCTGATGCAGTTTGAAAAAGAACGTGTAAATTCCATAAAACAGGCTGGTGGTAAACATAAACCAGATGACTGAAGGTCTTTGACATGGCATGGTAGGTAGTCATTAGTCTGAAGTGACTAAGGGATCAGCTTGTAGCTCAGAAAACACAAGTGTAACAAAATCCCCCTCTTCTTTATCTGTGAGGATGAATCATTATGAAAATTGTTAGTAGACTTCCTGTAGTCACAGAAGCTCAGCATTACTTAATCAAGGGgagtaagaaaaaagaaaagaaagaaaaaaaaaaggaagaaataaaatgCCTAAACTGTCTAAAAAGGGCATGCAATAATGTCTTGATCAGTAACTTCATTCTGGTTCATTGCAAAACAATGAACCCGAATCACACAAGAACTCGCAAGCTTTGCACAAGAACTGCTCTTCCAAGTAAGTTTAAATAGTTGCAC encodes:
- the LOC115827862 gene encoding alpha-(1,3)-fucosyltransferase 7, with translation MPCQRPSVIWFMFTTSLFYGIYTFFFKLHQLGDSRPHAVRRNLTILLWHWPFGVPYNLTGNVCLEKYNIPDCILVDNRSFFSRADIVVFHHHELWTGRSSLPLHLSRPPMQLWVWLSLEPPQNNRNLSVYNGIFNWTMSYRQDADIFTPYGKLVPRVSNVTYIIPNKKTYLACWVVSNYKPYYYRSKVYQQLKNFIHVEVYGRWIRRYVSEKNLLSTLAKCSFYLAFENSVFKDYITEKLWRNSFQAGTVPVVLGPPRENYEAFVPPESFIHVDDFRSIRELASFLEKLASNKTRYESYLSWHDNHDVKTYTDWRERLCNICTRYHQLPMHKVYHNLHHWGSR